In a single window of the Drosophila albomicans strain 15112-1751.03 chromosome 3, ASM965048v2, whole genome shotgun sequence genome:
- the LOC117571758 gene encoding transmembrane channel-like protein isoform X2, with amino-acid sequence MQSSADERREYYRGQRGRRTASQDDNRSYELNDLHTTAHNQSSDVDSNAYNYHESQQHSHYQPQDLPYEQQNGVGDVDDEEDYSISVSAIMQRRASVRGYRGKRGSRSSRRASSPMDHVLDSVERRRSSVYTTSSEEGTNQESTQEQIFENIRLHKEVIQSVKLQPWPIRKKLKLVRQAKTYVARHEGALQERFAMSRSTRDLWARFKILMAARWRHWKRETTSLLTVLIPWELRIKEIESHFGSGVASYFTFLRWLMWVNIMIAIPLVAFVIGPEYFATKHDETDPRKRMSEPEYKVAGNLFTFWEFEGYLKYSPMFYGYYSSTSGISTSGYKLPLAYFLTAVLVYIYSFVATLRKMAENSRNSKLSSKDDECVFSWKLFTGWDFMIGHAETAHNRIASVVVGFKEALLEEAEKKKDNRNWRVILQRILVNILVMGLLGLSGATVVLLVNHSEDLAKHDNWLSRNAVNVTMTLLSFFLPMIFEALGLFENWHPRQQLRLQLARIMILNMLNLYSLMFSFIYKINSKEKPLQMLKLENETNTQELHHLMSSIETLRAMTTTTPLYSDSTSDGFSDDLTTTTPWGADSSGTTDALFSSTAVGAMLSTVQRIKCYNITFKCSKPRLFRIFGNPKNITTTLMLLNLTTTTMLPSITTPTTTTEMWTSPPPITTTETTTTTTTTPWTTLPTTTPTTTTTKATTTTLPTTQSTTTTTTTTTTAAPFTTDEDGSYDYGSDEPQLGSSSTTTTPAPGNDSYFNYVDYFEGGELPDGADELVTTEQSDDPLAQALAQLDEQPRKKRQVEQSPPVWHTSRYSRRHRNGSTTLSEPTTPASYTPPPIYRPPYRPAPPVWTPPTSSSSTTTTTTTTRPLSRLSEEEWRRFLQERRNKFNIPNITTTTTTSTTPKPNTATRPTTTTTIRTTEAPTTSTTENIESSSSTTESFSSSSSSDGIFGSSSTTEDDENIVGGSTTTTPFYIDYAQIEGIGSTVFYDNDAQHGNTEHCVITVCPPENQDFFGSTTTADGLETTLSSEARQTTVKKTPLELQVERLKEVRKALKTIQMNLTTMCWETSLGQELSKVIVFDGLMSIVAPLCIDFLRALFVRYVNQNWCWDMEKTFPQYGDFKIAENILTLINNQGQVWMGIFFSPGLVLINLVKLMIMMYFRSWIVLTCNVPHEVVFKASKSNNFYLSLLLTMLFLCVLPVGYAIVWLRPSWHCGPFSEYNRIAEFITNTTRNALPKQLHEPLDYLTSSSTVIPLLLLLILIIYYLISLTGALREANQDLRTQLQKEREEERKKIFKVPEVKQAEPTATTLTNRWRKVLEASSPVTPTQPPDFDNEEYKNQARKELISRIMKKALRKGSATSDDDSLRRDDDDTDTEHQDSLPHDEEPKEKRSFGLSRLQQIRRTRKPSLVDIVQIAKQERARSDSIAAAANAGGSSPGTNHFPVKEPHPKSRFKVDRHERKERESFREKKEHKHRQQPPPYDPPNEHDPETNSRIVNERRASLLRRKRDKEKDKEKEKEKEKDEQSKPTTPEAEAQAPEPAAPESHFHIVDEKKPPEHEEQQERPPPPPVKEGGPLEGLGLSKFKFRRHKSKHNSSTSRQEPEVFKFDDKSLEKNKSGEIPQVPSSEHLNCELTSSNSNGNGNGSSGEPQPLPSPTPSLGLSQRQMNAEKLAALSRQGRKKIGSLLALVREAVNLKKDDVEQGSDESPGPTTPTYLAYTPPPPPSVLSSNSSATALDMPPTPEPDSPTPSAPLHFGSSTSSSSSRPTIKPPIPPAVGGPNSSSTPTLATMDDLEELDLPGPITFPKRSASQRRRVMREDSQSSIWSDNIPTITISTTGSDECIVEPEVTPSAPAMNGHPERSDSPGPTVNIIKIDIEESEDEEK; translated from the exons agcagcgacgtcgacagcaaCGCCTATAACTATCACGAGTCACAACAGCATTCACATTATCAGCCGCAGGACCTTCCATACGAGCAACAAAATGGCGTCGGCGATGTGGACGATGAGGAGGACTACTCAATTTCCGTATCGGCGATAATGCAAAGACGTGCCAGTGTGCGTGGCTATCGAGGCAAACGTGGCAGTCGCAGCTCGCGACGTGCATCGAGTCCCATGGATCACGTGCTCGATAGTGTGGAGCGGCGACGCTCCAGTGTTTATACCACAAGCTCAG aGGAGGGCACCAATCAGGAGTCCACGCAGGAGCAAATCTTTGAGAATATACGCCTGCACAAGGAGGTCATACAATCGGTCAAATTACAGCCATGGCCCATACGCAAGAAGTTGAAGCTGGTGCGGCAG GCCAAAACGTATGTGGCACGCCACGAGGGAGCGCTGCAGGAACGCTTTGCCATGTCACGCAGCACCCGAGATTTGTGGGCGAggtttaaaattttaatggcAGCG CGATGGCGGCACTGGAAACGTGAAACCACCAGCTTACTCACAGTGCTCATACCCTGGGAACTGCGCATCAAGGAAATCGAATCGCATTTTGGCTCCGGCGTCGCATCCTATTTTACATTCCTGCGCTGGCTCATGTGGGTCAACATTATGATTGCCATTCCGTTGGTGGCCTTTGTCATTGGACCGGAG TACTTTGCAACGAAACACGATGAAACGGATCCGCGAAAACGCATGTCCGAACCGGAATACAAAGTAGCCGGTAATCTTTTCACATTCTGGGAATTCGAGGGCTACTTGAAGTATTCACCCATGTTTTATGG TTATTATTCGAGCACTTCCGGCATCAGCACATCCGGCTATAAGCTGCCGTTGGCTTACTTCCTCACTGCCGTGCTCGTCTACATCTACAGCTTTGTGGCCACGCTAAGAAA AATGGCGGAGAATTCGCGCAACTCGAAACTTTCCTCGAAGGATGACGAGTGCGTCTTCTCGTGGAAACTCTTCACCGGCTGGGACTTTATGATAG GACACGCGGAGACGGCGCATAATCGCATCGCAtccgttgttgttggcttcaAGGAGGCGCTACTCGAGGAAGCCGAAAAGAAAAAGGATAATCGCAA CTGGCGCGTGATATTACAAAGGATATTGGTTAACATTCTGGTCATGGGCCTGCTGGGATTATCGGGAGCCACAGTCGTCCTGCTGGTGAATCA CTCTGAGGATTTGGCCAAGCACGACAATTGGCTCAGTCGCAATGCCGTGAATGTGACCATGACGCTGTTATCCTTCTTCCTTCCCATGATATTCGAAGCCTTGGGCCTCTTCGAGAACTGGCATCCCAGGCAGCAGCTGCGTCTGCAACTTGCGCG CATCATGATACTTAACATGTTGAATTTGTATTCGCTGATGTTCTCGTTCATCTACAAGATCAACAGCAAAGAGAAACCGCTCCAGATGCTGAAGCTGGAGAACGAAACCAACACGCAGGAGCTGCACCACCTGATGAGCTCCATTGAGACACTGCGAGCGATGACAACAACGACGCCGCTTTACAGTGACAGCACGTCGGACGGCTTCTCTGATGATCTGACCACAACGACGCCTTGGGGAGCCGATTCTTCGGGCACCACCGATGCGCTCTTCTCTAGCACTGCGGTGGGTGCAATGTTGTCAACGGTGCAGCGAATTAAGTGCTATAACATAACTTTTAAATGCTCAAAACCACGACTATTTCGGATATTTGGCAATCCCAAAAACATTACCACCACCTTGATGCTGCTGAATctgacaacaaccacaatgtTGCCCAGCATAAcgacgccaacaacaaccaccgaAATGTGGACTTCGCCGCCACCCATAACAACTACtgaaacaacgacaacgacgacgacgacacctTGGACTACCTTACCCACAACCACtccaacgacaacaaccaccaaagcaacaaccacaacgctGCCAACCACacaaagtacaacaacaacaacaaccacaacgacaactgcGGCGCCATTTACCACCGATGAGGATGGCTCCTATGACTATGGCAGCGATGAGCCACAGTTGGGTTCATCCAGTACTACAACGACGCCAGCGCCGGGCAACGATAGCTACTTCAACTATGTGGATTACTTTGAAGGTGGCGAGTTGCCCGATGGCGCCGATGAGCTGGTTACCACTGAGCAATCAGATGATCCGTTGGCACAGGCGCTGGCTCAACTGGATGAGCAGCCACGGAAGAAAAGGCAGGTGGAGCAATCGCCACCTGTGTGGCACACCAGCAGATACAGTCGAAGGCATCGAAATGGTAGCACGACACTGTCAGAGCCTACAACACCCGCTAGTTACACACCGCCACCCATCTACAGACCACCCTATAGGCCAGCACCACCAGTATGGACGCCaccaacaagcagcagcagcaccaccaccaccacgaCCACAACACGTCCTCTAAGCCGACTGAGTGAGGAAGAGTGGCGACGTTTTCTGCAAGAGAGGCGCAACAAATTCAACATTCCCAACATCACCACCACAACTACCACCAGCACCACTCCGAAACCCAACACCGCCACGAGACCTACGACGACAACTACCATACGCACCACTGAGGCGCCAACAACCTCAACAACGGAGAACAtagaaagcagcagcagtactACAGAGAGCTTcagctccagcagcagcagcgatggaATCTTCGGCTCTAGCAGCACCACCGAAGATGATGAGAACATAGTTGGCGGCAGCACAACTACAACACCCTTCTATATAGACTACGCGCAGATTGAGGGCATTGGCAGCACAGTCTTCTACGACAACGATGCGCAACATGGCAACACCGAGCACTGTGTGATCACCGTTTGTCCGCCCGAGAATCAGGACTTCTTCGGCAGCACCACCACAGCCGACGGACTGGAAACCACACTCAGTAGCGAAGCGCGGCAAACCACAGTGAAGAAGACTCCTCTAGAGTTGCAAGTGGAGCGACTGAAGGAAGTGCGTAAGGCACTGAAAACCATTCAAATGAATCTTACAACAATGTGCTGGGAGACATCATTGGGTCAGGAGTTGTCAAAGGTCATCGTCTTTGATGGG CTCATGTCCATCGTGGCGCCGCTATGCATCGACTTTCTGCGTGCCCTATTTGTGCGGTATGTCAATCAAAACTGGTGCTGGGACATGGAGAAAACGTTTCCGCAG TATGGAGACTTTAAGATAGCTGAGAACATCCTGACGTTGATTAATAACCAGGGACAGGTGTGGATGGGCATTTTCTTCTCACCCGGTCTTGTGCTCATCAACCTTGTCAAACTGATGATTATGATGTACTTTAGATCCTGGATTGTACTCACCTGCAATGTGCCACACGAGGTGGTCTTTAA AGCCTCCAAATCGAACAACTTTTATCTATCCCTGTTGCTGACCATGTTGTTCCTCTGTGTGCTGCCCGTTGGCTATGCTATTGTTTGGCTGCGTCCTTCCTGGCACTGTGGACCCTTTTCCGAGTACAATCGCATCGCTGAGTTCATAACAAATACCACCAGAAACGCGCTACCCAA GCAACTTCATGAGCCACTGGACTATCTGACATCGTCGAGTACCGTTATACCGCTTCTTTTGCTACTCATACTCATCATTTATTATCTCATATCGCTGACGGGGGCGTTACGCGAAGCTAATCAGGATCTGCGTACACAGTTGCAGAAGGAGCGCGAGGAGGAGCGCAAAAAGATTTTCAAAGTTCCCGAGGTTAAGCAGGCGGAACCAACCGCCACAACACTGACAAATCGCTGGCGCAAAGTGCTCGAGGCATCGTCCCCCGTCACGCCCACACAGCCGCCAGATTTTGATAACGAAGAGTACAAGAATCAGGCACGCAAAG AGCTCATCTCACGCATCATGAAGAAGGCATTGCGCAAGGGTTCAGCCACCTCGGATGACGACTCGTTGCGtcgcgacgacgacgacacggACACTGAGCACCAAGACTCGTTGCCTCACGACGAGGAGCCCAAGGAGAAGCGCAGCTTTGGCCTGTCACGCTTGCAACAAATACGTCGCACCCGGAAACCCTCGCTCGTGGACATCGTGCAGATTGCCAAGCAGGAACGAGCACGTTCCGATTCCATTGCAGCGGCCGCAAATGCTGGTGGCAGCAGTCCCGGTACCAACCACTTTCCCGTCAAGGAACCGCATCCTAAGAGTCGCTTCAAGGTGGACAGACATGAGCGCAAGGAGCGGGAAAGTTTCAGGGAGAAAAAGGAGCACAAGCATAGGCAACAGCCACCGCCCTATGACCCACCAAATGAACACGATCCGGAGACTAACTCGCGCATTGTGAATGAACGACGCGCTAGCTTGTTGCGTCGCAAGCGGGACAAAGAGAAGgacaaggagaaggagaaggagaaggagaaggatgAGCAATCGAAGCCCACAACACCCGAGGCGGAAGCACAGGCTCCTGAGCCAGCGGCACCTGAGAGTCACTTTCACATAGTGGACGAAAAGAAGCCTCCCGAACATGAGGAGCAACAAGAGCGGCCACCTCCGCCGCCGGTTAAAGAGGGCGGTCCCCTCGAAGGTCTCGGGTTGAGCAAATTCAAGTTCCGCAGACACAAGTCGAAGCACAACTCGTCGACCAGCAGACAAGAGCCTGAAGTATTTAAGTTTGATGACAAGAGTCTCGAGAAGAATAAATCCGGAGAGATTCCCCAAGTGCCCAGCAGCGAGCACCTAAACTGTGAGCTGACAAGTAGCAActccaatggcaatggcaatggatCGTCTGGTGAGCCGCAGCCGTTGCCTTCACCCACTCCTAGCTTGGGTCTGAGTCAGCGCCAAATGAATGCAGAGAAACTGGCGGCATTGTCTCGCCAGGGACGCAAGAAAATTGGTTCCCTGTTGGCACTCGTACGTGAGGCAGTTAATCTGAAAAAGGACGATGTTGAGCAAGGGTCAGATGAGTCGCCAGGGCCCACAACACCCACATATTTGGCCTACacaccgccaccaccacctTCAGTGTTGTCGAGCAACTCAAGTGCCACAGCTCTGGACATGCCACCAACGCCAGAGCCGGATTCACCCACACCCAGTGCGCCACTGCACTTTGGCAGCAGCACATCCTCATCGTCCAGTCGTCCAACCATCAAGCCTCCAATACCACCCGCAGTTGGTGGCCCCAACTCATCATCCACGCCCACTCTAGCCACCATGGATGATTTGGAGGAACTGGATCTGCCTGGTCCGATTACCTTCCCCAAACGCAGTGCTTCCCAGCGGCGTCGCGTCATGCGAGAGGACTCCCAAAGTTCTATCTGGTCCGACAACATTCCAACGATTACCATCAGCACCACAGGCAGCGACGAATGCATTGTGGAGCCTGAAGTAACACCTTCGGCTCCTGCTATGAATGGACATCCAGAGCGAAGCGATTCACCTGGTCCCACTGTGAATATCATAAAGATCGATATTGAGGAGAGCGAAGATGAGGAAAAGTAA
- the LOC117571758 gene encoding transmembrane channel-like protein isoform X1 produces the protein MSRSTRDLWARFKILMAARWRHWKRETTSLLTVLIPWELRIKEIESHFGSGVASYFTFLRWLMWVNIMIAIPLVAFVIGPEYFATKHDETDPRKRMSEPEYKVAGNLFTFWEFEGYLKYSPMFYGYYSSTSGISTSGYKLPLAYFLTAVLVYIYSFVATLRKMAENSRNSKLSSKDDECVFSWKLFTGWDFMIGHAETAHNRIASVVVGFKEALLEEAEKKKDNRNSEDLAKHDNWLSRNAVNVTMTLLSFFLPMIFEALGLFENWHPRQQLRLQLARIMILNMLNLYSLMFSFIYKINSKEKPLQMLKLENETNTQELHHLMSSIETLRAMTTTTPLYSDSTSDGFSDDLTTTTPWGADSSGTTDALFSSTAVGAMLSTVQRIKCYNITFKCSKPRLFRIFGNPKNITTTLMLLNLTTTTMLPSITTPTTTTEMWTSPPPITTTETTTTTTTTPWTTLPTTTPTTTTTKATTTTLPTTQSTTTTTTTTTTAAPFTTDEDGSYDYGSDEPQLGSSSTTTTPAPGNDSYFNYVDYFEGGELPDGADELVTTEQSDDPLAQALAQLDEQPRKKRQVEQSPPVWHTSRYSRRHRNGSTTLSEPTTPASYTPPPIYRPPYRPAPPVWTPPTSSSSTTTTTTTTRPLSRLSEEEWRRFLQERRNKFNIPNITTTTTTSTTPKPNTATRPTTTTTIRTTEAPTTSTTENIESSSSTTESFSSSSSSDGIFGSSSTTEDDENIVGGSTTTTPFYIDYAQIEGIGSTVFYDNDAQHGNTEHCVITVCPPENQDFFGSTTTADGLETTLSSEARQTTVKKTPLELQVERLKEVRKALKTIQMNLTTMCWETSLGQELSKVIVFDGLMSIVAPLCIDFLRALFVRYVNQNWCWDMEKTFPQYGDFKIAENILTLINNQGQVWMGIFFSPGLVLINLVKLMIMMYFRSWIVLTCNVPHEVVFKASKSNNFYLSLLLTMLFLCVLPVGYAIVWLRPSWHCGPFSEYNRIAEFITNTTRNALPKQLHEPLDYLTSSSTVIPLLLLLILIIYYLISLTGALREANQDLRTQLQKEREEERKKIFKVPEVKQAEPTATTLTNRWRKVLEASSPVTPTQPPDFDNEEYKNQARKELISRIMKKALRKGSATSDDDSLRRDDDDTDTEHQDSLPHDEEPKEKRSFGLSRLQQIRRTRKPSLVDIVQIAKQERARSDSIAAAANAGGSSPGTNHFPVKEPHPKSRFKVDRHERKERESFREKKEHKHRQQPPPYDPPNEHDPETNSRIVNERRASLLRRKRDKEKDKEKEKEKEKDEQSKPTTPEAEAQAPEPAAPESHFHIVDEKKPPEHEEQQERPPPPPVKEGGPLEGLGLSKFKFRRHKSKHNSSTSRQEPEVFKFDDKSLEKNKSGEIPQVPSSEHLNCELTSSNSNGNGNGSSGEPQPLPSPTPSLGLSQRQMNAEKLAALSRQGRKKIGSLLALVREAVNLKKDDVEQGSDESPGPTTPTYLAYTPPPPPSVLSSNSSATALDMPPTPEPDSPTPSAPLHFGSSTSSSSSRPTIKPPIPPAVGGPNSSSTPTLATMDDLEELDLPGPITFPKRSASQRRRVMREDSQSSIWSDNIPTITISTTGSDECIVEPEVTPSAPAMNGHPERSDSPGPTVNIIKIDIEESEDEEK, from the exons ATGTCACGCAGCACCCGAGATTTGTGGGCGAggtttaaaattttaatggcAGCG CGATGGCGGCACTGGAAACGTGAAACCACCAGCTTACTCACAGTGCTCATACCCTGGGAACTGCGCATCAAGGAAATCGAATCGCATTTTGGCTCCGGCGTCGCATCCTATTTTACATTCCTGCGCTGGCTCATGTGGGTCAACATTATGATTGCCATTCCGTTGGTGGCCTTTGTCATTGGACCGGAG TACTTTGCAACGAAACACGATGAAACGGATCCGCGAAAACGCATGTCCGAACCGGAATACAAAGTAGCCGGTAATCTTTTCACATTCTGGGAATTCGAGGGCTACTTGAAGTATTCACCCATGTTTTATGG TTATTATTCGAGCACTTCCGGCATCAGCACATCCGGCTATAAGCTGCCGTTGGCTTACTTCCTCACTGCCGTGCTCGTCTACATCTACAGCTTTGTGGCCACGCTAAGAAA AATGGCGGAGAATTCGCGCAACTCGAAACTTTCCTCGAAGGATGACGAGTGCGTCTTCTCGTGGAAACTCTTCACCGGCTGGGACTTTATGATAG GACACGCGGAGACGGCGCATAATCGCATCGCAtccgttgttgttggcttcaAGGAGGCGCTACTCGAGGAAGCCGAAAAGAAAAAGGATAATCGCAA CTCTGAGGATTTGGCCAAGCACGACAATTGGCTCAGTCGCAATGCCGTGAATGTGACCATGACGCTGTTATCCTTCTTCCTTCCCATGATATTCGAAGCCTTGGGCCTCTTCGAGAACTGGCATCCCAGGCAGCAGCTGCGTCTGCAACTTGCGCG CATCATGATACTTAACATGTTGAATTTGTATTCGCTGATGTTCTCGTTCATCTACAAGATCAACAGCAAAGAGAAACCGCTCCAGATGCTGAAGCTGGAGAACGAAACCAACACGCAGGAGCTGCACCACCTGATGAGCTCCATTGAGACACTGCGAGCGATGACAACAACGACGCCGCTTTACAGTGACAGCACGTCGGACGGCTTCTCTGATGATCTGACCACAACGACGCCTTGGGGAGCCGATTCTTCGGGCACCACCGATGCGCTCTTCTCTAGCACTGCGGTGGGTGCAATGTTGTCAACGGTGCAGCGAATTAAGTGCTATAACATAACTTTTAAATGCTCAAAACCACGACTATTTCGGATATTTGGCAATCCCAAAAACATTACCACCACCTTGATGCTGCTGAATctgacaacaaccacaatgtTGCCCAGCATAAcgacgccaacaacaaccaccgaAATGTGGACTTCGCCGCCACCCATAACAACTACtgaaacaacgacaacgacgacgacgacacctTGGACTACCTTACCCACAACCACtccaacgacaacaaccaccaaagcaacaaccacaacgctGCCAACCACacaaagtacaacaacaacaacaaccacaacgacaactgcGGCGCCATTTACCACCGATGAGGATGGCTCCTATGACTATGGCAGCGATGAGCCACAGTTGGGTTCATCCAGTACTACAACGACGCCAGCGCCGGGCAACGATAGCTACTTCAACTATGTGGATTACTTTGAAGGTGGCGAGTTGCCCGATGGCGCCGATGAGCTGGTTACCACTGAGCAATCAGATGATCCGTTGGCACAGGCGCTGGCTCAACTGGATGAGCAGCCACGGAAGAAAAGGCAGGTGGAGCAATCGCCACCTGTGTGGCACACCAGCAGATACAGTCGAAGGCATCGAAATGGTAGCACGACACTGTCAGAGCCTACAACACCCGCTAGTTACACACCGCCACCCATCTACAGACCACCCTATAGGCCAGCACCACCAGTATGGACGCCaccaacaagcagcagcagcaccaccaccaccacgaCCACAACACGTCCTCTAAGCCGACTGAGTGAGGAAGAGTGGCGACGTTTTCTGCAAGAGAGGCGCAACAAATTCAACATTCCCAACATCACCACCACAACTACCACCAGCACCACTCCGAAACCCAACACCGCCACGAGACCTACGACGACAACTACCATACGCACCACTGAGGCGCCAACAACCTCAACAACGGAGAACAtagaaagcagcagcagtactACAGAGAGCTTcagctccagcagcagcagcgatggaATCTTCGGCTCTAGCAGCACCACCGAAGATGATGAGAACATAGTTGGCGGCAGCACAACTACAACACCCTTCTATATAGACTACGCGCAGATTGAGGGCATTGGCAGCACAGTCTTCTACGACAACGATGCGCAACATGGCAACACCGAGCACTGTGTGATCACCGTTTGTCCGCCCGAGAATCAGGACTTCTTCGGCAGCACCACCACAGCCGACGGACTGGAAACCACACTCAGTAGCGAAGCGCGGCAAACCACAGTGAAGAAGACTCCTCTAGAGTTGCAAGTGGAGCGACTGAAGGAAGTGCGTAAGGCACTGAAAACCATTCAAATGAATCTTACAACAATGTGCTGGGAGACATCATTGGGTCAGGAGTTGTCAAAGGTCATCGTCTTTGATGGG CTCATGTCCATCGTGGCGCCGCTATGCATCGACTTTCTGCGTGCCCTATTTGTGCGGTATGTCAATCAAAACTGGTGCTGGGACATGGAGAAAACGTTTCCGCAG TATGGAGACTTTAAGATAGCTGAGAACATCCTGACGTTGATTAATAACCAGGGACAGGTGTGGATGGGCATTTTCTTCTCACCCGGTCTTGTGCTCATCAACCTTGTCAAACTGATGATTATGATGTACTTTAGATCCTGGATTGTACTCACCTGCAATGTGCCACACGAGGTGGTCTTTAA AGCCTCCAAATCGAACAACTTTTATCTATCCCTGTTGCTGACCATGTTGTTCCTCTGTGTGCTGCCCGTTGGCTATGCTATTGTTTGGCTGCGTCCTTCCTGGCACTGTGGACCCTTTTCCGAGTACAATCGCATCGCTGAGTTCATAACAAATACCACCAGAAACGCGCTACCCAA GCAACTTCATGAGCCACTGGACTATCTGACATCGTCGAGTACCGTTATACCGCTTCTTTTGCTACTCATACTCATCATTTATTATCTCATATCGCTGACGGGGGCGTTACGCGAAGCTAATCAGGATCTGCGTACACAGTTGCAGAAGGAGCGCGAGGAGGAGCGCAAAAAGATTTTCAAAGTTCCCGAGGTTAAGCAGGCGGAACCAACCGCCACAACACTGACAAATCGCTGGCGCAAAGTGCTCGAGGCATCGTCCCCCGTCACGCCCACACAGCCGCCAGATTTTGATAACGAAGAGTACAAGAATCAGGCACGCAAAG AGCTCATCTCACGCATCATGAAGAAGGCATTGCGCAAGGGTTCAGCCACCTCGGATGACGACTCGTTGCGtcgcgacgacgacgacacggACACTGAGCACCAAGACTCGTTGCCTCACGACGAGGAGCCCAAGGAGAAGCGCAGCTTTGGCCTGTCACGCTTGCAACAAATACGTCGCACCCGGAAACCCTCGCTCGTGGACATCGTGCAGATTGCCAAGCAGGAACGAGCACGTTCCGATTCCATTGCAGCGGCCGCAAATGCTGGTGGCAGCAGTCCCGGTACCAACCACTTTCCCGTCAAGGAACCGCATCCTAAGAGTCGCTTCAAGGTGGACAGACATGAGCGCAAGGAGCGGGAAAGTTTCAGGGAGAAAAAGGAGCACAAGCATAGGCAACAGCCACCGCCCTATGACCCACCAAATGAACACGATCCGGAGACTAACTCGCGCATTGTGAATGAACGACGCGCTAGCTTGTTGCGTCGCAAGCGGGACAAAGAGAAGgacaaggagaaggagaaggagaaggagaaggatgAGCAATCGAAGCCCACAACACCCGAGGCGGAAGCACAGGCTCCTGAGCCAGCGGCACCTGAGAGTCACTTTCACATAGTGGACGAAAAGAAGCCTCCCGAACATGAGGAGCAACAAGAGCGGCCACCTCCGCCGCCGGTTAAAGAGGGCGGTCCCCTCGAAGGTCTCGGGTTGAGCAAATTCAAGTTCCGCAGACACAAGTCGAAGCACAACTCGTCGACCAGCAGACAAGAGCCTGAAGTATTTAAGTTTGATGACAAGAGTCTCGAGAAGAATAAATCCGGAGAGATTCCCCAAGTGCCCAGCAGCGAGCACCTAAACTGTGAGCTGACAAGTAGCAActccaatggcaatggcaatggatCGTCTGGTGAGCCGCAGCCGTTGCCTTCACCCACTCCTAGCTTGGGTCTGAGTCAGCGCCAAATGAATGCAGAGAAACTGGCGGCATTGTCTCGCCAGGGACGCAAGAAAATTGGTTCCCTGTTGGCACTCGTACGTGAGGCAGTTAATCTGAAAAAGGACGATGTTGAGCAAGGGTCAGATGAGTCGCCAGGGCCCACAACACCCACATATTTGGCCTACacaccgccaccaccacctTCAGTGTTGTCGAGCAACTCAAGTGCCACAGCTCTGGACATGCCACCAACGCCAGAGCCGGATTCACCCACACCCAGTGCGCCACTGCACTTTGGCAGCAGCACATCCTCATCGTCCAGTCGTCCAACCATCAAGCCTCCAATACCACCCGCAGTTGGTGGCCCCAACTCATCATCCACGCCCACTCTAGCCACCATGGATGATTTGGAGGAACTGGATCTGCCTGGTCCGATTACCTTCCCCAAACGCAGTGCTTCCCAGCGGCGTCGCGTCATGCGAGAGGACTCCCAAAGTTCTATCTGGTCCGACAACATTCCAACGATTACCATCAGCACCACAGGCAGCGACGAATGCATTGTGGAGCCTGAAGTAACACCTTCGGCTCCTGCTATGAATGGACATCCAGAGCGAAGCGATTCACCTGGTCCCACTGTGAATATCATAAAGATCGATATTGAGGAGAGCGAAGATGAGGAAAAGTAA